tATGACAAAACGGTTGAGCTAGTGCATAATTTGCCCCAAACTCTCCTAGTCTATAGGGATATAACTCGCCAATGTAACGAGAAGTACTAGGCCAATGGCCTTTTGGGTCATGCCCAAACATAAAAATCGGATTCACAATATGATGTAATACgaaattattaacatttttttttaaaataaaaattaataatatatttatagaaaCGGAAAAGACAATATGTTAAAAATCCaacaaatattagaaaaaaaagtataaattatacttttaggAAAGCCAAAAGGCATTAATTTAATGCCTTTTGGGTTCTTATGAgataatatcaattaattattaaatcttttgggctttaaaaaacaattaaatataaaaaaataaaaacacatggGCGGCCCGTTGATGGCTCCAAAGGCATGGCTGCCATGCCGTGAGCCACCTCTATTCTAAAAAAGGTCTTCGATTATCTTATCCAATAGCTACCGTTGAAAGAAACTTTTTGAAAGTGAAGATGCCACTTGAAGGAATTTCTCCATATTTCATAATCATATTCCTATCCTATGTGACTTTTATAGTAGAAATCATCTTTATATGAATGAATGGCTAAGCAACATTACTTCAAAGATAAGCTTTCCAGATCTTTGGACTGCTCTTGCTATCCTTTGCTTTTGAAATATGAGCTTTGGTTGTTCTTGGACCTTTCCTAGTCCTTTGTTTTTGTgttaatatttactttaattagtgaaaaaaaagaaaaaaaacattacTTCAAATTACAATTGGGATTTCATTGTTTACAGGATAAGCGTTGAGAGGTTTGATGTAACAATTTGGCTAGTCTTGAATTGCTAAGCTTATTGCTGTCTACTTCATCTGTGTGTGCTTCTGATAGCAAACCAGGCATGTTTAACTCACTTTCAAGTTTAACGGCTTCCTCCAAGCTCTGTATAATTCTCTCGAAGCAATGATATCGTCCACAAGCTCCAAAATCCATGGCTTCATACAAATGGACATGTGCCTCTGCTACCTTCTTCACATCTGAAGTTGCTAGCAACCCCTTTTGCAACATCAACTGCCCACCTGCATTTGCCTTTATAATTAACACATGAAGTTTAGAATATGTTATTATCAGTTGAAATGTCTCAATTTTTGTACCTTTAAGATAGGGAAGAGAGGTTTCTTTGTGAGCATTTGGGAATGATGGAGCCATGAGAAGTCCAGGGCACACAGTGACAAGCTTCACTTTCATTTCTCTTGACTTGCTCCAAGAAACCTTTTCTGCTTGTGTCTTTCCCAATGCAAGCCAAAGCTGTgaacataacatatatatgaaTGCAAAATTCTGAATATAATCCTTAGTAAATGTTTCGATATACTGCCCTGGACATATCTAGTACCTTGTTTTCTCTGCAGAAGTCCTCATTGCTCCAGCAACTCTCGTCGACAATGGCGTCTACTTTATCGATATTCCAGATGGAGgcaagaagagaagaagtgAATATGCATCTCTTCACATAAGCTGTCTTGCCACAAGCTTCAATGACATTCCTTGCTCCTTCAGTTTCAAGAAATGCCATCTGTTCCTGCAAATGATTAAGCGCAGCGCAGGATCGGAGGCCAGTCAGTGTTAAATGGCTTTAGAGACTTTGGAATGTTGAACTAGATCGACAGGAAAATTGCATAGTAAACTTACTGAATAGCCAGAGACACC
The genomic region above belongs to Mangifera indica cultivar Alphonso chromosome 15, CATAS_Mindica_2.1, whole genome shotgun sequence and contains:
- the LOC123198184 gene encoding cinnamoyl-CoA reductase-like SNL6; translated protein: MVMEPVVAGSELLELHFAALSEGQKSCKNVKGFTSHAGLKGREGKLMVCVTGGNSYLGSCIVKELLAHSYLVRVIIQNPVDFEDVKRLFREEEMNQLESVVVAKMGNLVGLCEAFKGCHAVFHTSSFIDPHGVSGYSEQMAFLETEGARNVIEACGKTAYVKRCIFTSSLLASIWNIDKVDAIVDESCWSNEDFCRENKLWLALGKTQAEKVSWSKSREMKVKLVTVCPGLLMAPSFPNAHKETSLPYLKGGQLMLQKGLLATSDVKKVAEAHVHLYEAMDFGACGRYHCFERIIQSLEEAVKLESELNMPGLLSEAHTDEVDSNKLSNSRLAKLLHQTSQRLSCKQ